In Chrysiogenia bacterium, one genomic interval encodes:
- a CDS encoding tRNA-dihydrouridine synthase, whose product MDFYPAIDIRGGKCVRLLQGDYDKETIYGEDPVAMAKRWESEGARWLHLVDLDGAREGIPRNRDLIKAVVEALSIPVELGGGIRDVATAKAYLEVGVERVIIGSILHKDPKIAQAILEDPACAGRVGLGIDAKGGKVAVAGWEEVTEKTALEFVQEYAKWNPPVV is encoded by the coding sequence GTGGATTTCTACCCGGCAATCGACATTCGCGGCGGCAAGTGCGTCCGCCTGCTCCAGGGCGACTACGACAAGGAAACCATCTACGGCGAAGATCCGGTTGCCATGGCCAAACGCTGGGAGAGCGAGGGCGCCCGGTGGCTGCACCTGGTAGATCTCGACGGCGCGCGTGAAGGGATTCCCAGAAACCGCGACCTGATCAAGGCTGTGGTGGAGGCACTCTCCATTCCCGTCGAACTTGGCGGTGGTATTCGCGACGTGGCCACGGCGAAGGCCTATCTCGAAGTCGGTGTGGAGCGGGTCATCATCGGCTCGATCCTGCACAAGGACCCGAAGATCGCGCAGGCCATTCTCGAAGATCCCGCCTGCGCGGGCCGCGTGGGCCTTGGCATCGATGCCAAGGGCGGCAAGGTCGCGGTGGCGGGCTGGGAAGAAGTCACCGAGAAGACCGCGCTGGAGTTTGTCCAGGAATATGCGAAGTGGAATCCGCCGGTAGTCG
- the hisH gene encoding imidazole glycerol phosphate synthase subunit HisH, which yields MSISIIDYGRGNLRSVQKAFETVGHEAQIISRAQDIERAERLVLPGQGAFKDCMATLEGQGMVAPLRSYLASGRPYLGLCLGLQILFDWSEEHGGAEGLGVVAGKVPRFVSPLRGENGEHLKVPHMGWNAVEFVGDQPLFGGIESGTYFYFVHSYYVAPEDGSVAAARTRYGIDFVSAIRKGPIMATQFHPEKSQKAGLSVIKNFCELSGEA from the coding sequence ATGAGCATTTCGATCATCGATTACGGCCGCGGCAATCTGCGCAGCGTGCAGAAGGCCTTCGAGACCGTCGGGCATGAGGCGCAGATCATCTCGCGCGCGCAGGACATCGAGCGCGCTGAGCGCCTGGTGCTTCCAGGGCAGGGCGCCTTCAAGGACTGCATGGCCACGCTCGAAGGGCAGGGCATGGTTGCGCCGCTGCGCAGCTACCTGGCTTCGGGAAGGCCCTACCTCGGCCTGTGCCTGGGACTCCAGATCCTTTTCGACTGGAGTGAGGAACACGGCGGCGCCGAGGGGCTCGGCGTTGTTGCCGGCAAGGTCCCGCGCTTTGTCTCGCCCCTTCGCGGTGAGAACGGCGAGCACCTCAAGGTCCCCCACATGGGCTGGAATGCCGTAGAGTTCGTCGGCGACCAGCCGCTCTTTGGCGGAATCGAGTCGGGCACGTATTTTTACTTTGTGCACTCCTACTACGTGGCGCCTGAGGATGGCTCGGTCGCGGCGGCGCGCACGCGCTACGGCATCGACTTCGTATCGGCCATTCGCAAGGGACCGATCATGGCGACGCAGTTCCATCCGGAGAAAAGCCAGAAGGCGGGCCTGTCGGTCATCAAGAATTTCTGCGAGCTCTCCGGCGAGGCATAG
- the hisB gene encoding imidazoleglycerol-phosphate dehydratase HisB, which yields MARTASIERKTKETEISLTLNVDGTGERSIETPVPFLNHMLEQIAVHGKVDLTVKATGDVEVDYHHTVEDLGICLGQAFEKALGDKAGISRYGNFSVPLDEALSRAVVDFCGRPYFVYRNEPLRPGRVGDFDVELVAEFFQAFANHARANVHIIMEYGENRHHLVEASFKAFARAIRAAVKVEGGGVASSKGAL from the coding sequence ATGGCACGAACCGCGAGCATCGAACGCAAGACCAAGGAGACCGAGATCTCCCTGACGCTGAATGTGGATGGAACCGGCGAGCGCAGCATTGAGACGCCCGTGCCGTTTCTCAACCACATGCTCGAGCAGATCGCCGTGCACGGCAAGGTGGACCTGACCGTGAAGGCGACCGGCGACGTGGAGGTCGATTACCACCACACCGTCGAGGACCTGGGCATCTGCCTGGGACAGGCCTTTGAGAAGGCGCTCGGCGACAAGGCGGGTATCTCGCGCTACGGCAATTTCAGTGTTCCGCTCGATGAAGCACTCAGCCGCGCGGTGGTGGATTTCTGTGGCAGACCCTATTTCGTCTACCGCAACGAACCCCTGCGCCCGGGCCGCGTCGGCGACTTCGACGTGGAGCTGGTGGCCGAGTTTTTCCAGGCCTTTGCCAACCACGCCCGCGCCAATGTGCACATCATCATGGAATACGGCGAGAACCGGCATCACCTCGTGGAGGCCTCCTTCAAGGCCTTCGCCCGCGCCATTCGCGCGGCGGTGAAGGTCGAGGGCGGCGGCGTGGCTTCTTCCAAGGGCGCGCTCTAG
- the hisC gene encoding histidinol-phosphate transaminase: protein MKKLPPDYAELLQPALEEMAPYEPEKGKAGLCLDANESPYAPSRAMRAKVAALAREIDLNRYPDPMMGDLSALIRKHYRVRRDARVVFGNGSDEIIGILCAVFAGGSRKRARLLVPTPSFSMYGQIARGLGYDVVGVPLDENFDLDVDDWAKVLVRKPANVIFLATPNNPTGNCYDPDAVSWLVRNSGAIVVVDEAYGDYGEISFADRAGKEPNLVVLKTLSKVGFASLRLGMALTSEAIAEQMEKVRLPYNISTFSQRVAELYFREPAETKKQTETLVRERKGLAEKMRTLENVEVFRSDANFLLFRTPKAPQLHKKLLAEGIRIRNLSRPGPLENCLRVTIGTPANNRAFWNALRKNLEGGA, encoded by the coding sequence ATGAAGAAGCTGCCGCCGGACTATGCCGAGCTCCTCCAGCCCGCGCTGGAGGAAATGGCCCCGTACGAGCCCGAGAAGGGCAAGGCCGGGCTGTGCCTGGACGCCAATGAGTCGCCCTATGCGCCAAGCCGCGCGATGCGCGCGAAGGTGGCGGCGCTGGCGCGCGAGATCGATCTCAACCGCTACCCTGACCCAATGATGGGGGATCTCTCGGCGCTCATTCGCAAGCACTACCGTGTGCGCCGCGACGCCCGCGTGGTCTTCGGCAACGGCTCGGACGAGATCATCGGAATCCTGTGCGCGGTCTTTGCCGGCGGGAGCCGCAAGCGCGCCCGCCTGCTGGTGCCGACGCCGTCGTTTTCGATGTACGGCCAGATCGCGCGCGGCCTCGGCTACGACGTCGTCGGCGTACCGCTCGATGAGAACTTCGACCTCGACGTCGACGACTGGGCGAAGGTGCTGGTTCGAAAACCCGCAAACGTGATCTTCCTGGCGACGCCGAACAATCCCACGGGCAATTGCTACGATCCCGACGCGGTGAGCTGGCTGGTGCGAAACTCCGGCGCCATCGTGGTGGTGGATGAGGCCTACGGCGATTACGGCGAGATCAGCTTTGCCGACCGCGCCGGCAAGGAACCCAACCTGGTCGTGCTCAAGACCCTCTCGAAAGTGGGCTTCGCCTCGCTTCGGCTGGGCATGGCGCTGACAAGCGAAGCCATCGCCGAGCAGATGGAGAAAGTGCGCCTTCCCTACAACATCAGCACGTTTTCCCAGCGGGTGGCCGAGCTCTATTTCCGTGAGCCTGCCGAGACGAAAAAGCAGACCGAGACCCTGGTGCGCGAGCGCAAGGGGCTGGCCGAAAAGATGCGGACCCTCGAGAATGTGGAAGTCTTTCGCTCGGACGCGAACTTTCTGCTCTTCCGCACGCCCAAAGCGCCGCAGCTCCACAAGAAGCTGCTCGCTGAGGGGATCCGCATTCGCAACCTCTCGCGCCCCGGGCCGCTGGAGAACTGTTTGCGGGTCACCATTGGCACTCCGGCCAACAATCGCGCATTCTGGAATGCACTTCGCAAGAATCTCGAAGGAGGTGCCTGA
- the hisD gene encoding histidinol dehydrogenase, with protein sequence MKIVRADSPAFEKEFARIEKRGAEIGGAVAEGVQKIIADIARAGDRPLFAYTKRFDGLTLSKRNLVIAKADLKKAYDKIDPKLRKALRTAAARIRAYHERQRRESWQFRDASGAKLGLRYTPLDAVCLYVPGGKAAYPSTLLMTATPAKVAGVKNIYVASPRASLQENPVLLAAAHVAGVDSVYRIGGAQAVAAFAYGTASVPRVAKIVGPGNAWVTEAKRQVFGQVGIDQLAGPSEIVVIADGSADPERVAWDLLSQAEHDESATAVLLTTDAELAEAVSAEVKAIVKTSPRKEILQDSLRSFGRIFIVPRVSMAIDLVNRLAPEHVELYLKKPESLVPKIRNAGAIFIGPWTPEAVGDYIAGSNHVLPTAGAARFGSPLGVDDFLKKTSTVAFSEGALRALGPDIVTLAESEGLHAHAGSVSVRLKKKAKR encoded by the coding sequence ATGAAGATCGTCAGGGCGGACTCTCCCGCCTTTGAAAAGGAATTCGCGCGCATTGAAAAGCGCGGCGCCGAAATCGGCGGCGCGGTGGCCGAGGGCGTGCAGAAGATCATCGCCGACATCGCTCGCGCCGGTGACCGGCCCCTGTTTGCCTACACCAAGCGCTTCGACGGGCTGACGCTGAGCAAACGGAACCTCGTCATCGCGAAGGCCGACCTCAAGAAGGCCTACGACAAGATCGATCCCAAGCTTCGCAAGGCGCTTCGCACAGCGGCCGCGCGCATCCGCGCCTATCACGAGCGCCAGCGGCGCGAGTCCTGGCAATTCAGGGACGCTTCGGGGGCCAAGCTGGGCCTTCGCTACACGCCGCTCGATGCCGTGTGCCTCTACGTGCCCGGCGGCAAGGCGGCCTATCCCTCGACGCTGCTCATGACAGCAACGCCCGCGAAGGTCGCCGGGGTAAAGAATATCTACGTGGCCTCGCCGCGCGCGTCGCTGCAGGAGAACCCGGTGCTGCTGGCCGCCGCCCACGTGGCCGGCGTCGACAGCGTCTACCGCATCGGCGGCGCGCAGGCCGTGGCGGCCTTTGCCTACGGGACGGCCTCGGTGCCGCGCGTGGCGAAGATCGTCGGTCCCGGCAATGCCTGGGTGACCGAGGCCAAGCGTCAGGTATTCGGGCAGGTGGGCATCGACCAGCTCGCCGGTCCCTCGGAGATTGTGGTGATTGCCGATGGCAGCGCCGATCCGGAGCGCGTTGCGTGGGATCTGCTCTCGCAGGCCGAGCACGATGAGTCGGCGACTGCGGTGTTGCTCACCACGGATGCCGAACTGGCCGAAGCGGTTTCCGCCGAGGTGAAGGCGATCGTGAAAACCAGCCCGCGCAAGGAGATCCTGCAGGACTCGCTGCGCAGCTTCGGACGGATCTTCATCGTGCCGCGCGTGTCCATGGCCATCGATCTGGTCAACCGGTTGGCGCCCGAGCACGTGGAGCTGTATTTGAAGAAGCCGGAGTCGCTGGTTCCGAAGATCCGCAACGCCGGCGCCATCTTCATCGGTCCGTGGACGCCTGAAGCGGTTGGGGACTACATCGCCGGCTCCAACCACGTGCTTCCCACGGCGGGCGCGGCGCGCTTTGGTTCGCCGCTGGGAGTCGACGATTTTCTCAAGAAGACCAGCACCGTGGCCTTCAGCGAGGGCGCGCTGCGCGCCCTGGGCCCGGACATTGTGACGCTGGCCGAGTCCGAGGGGCTGCATGCCCATGCCGGATCGGTGAGCGTGAGACTGAAGAAGAAAGCGAAGCGATGA